A segment of the Sulfurovum indicum genome:
TTATAGCTAATCAAACCTTTACTGAAAATAAAGTATAATAAAACCAATACGTATGCCTGTATAGATAAAAAGAATTAAAGGAAATATAGATGAAATTGAAACTGGCTAGAACCACCCTGAAAGCAAAACCAAAAACCATAGAGTTGAAAAAACTCGAAGAGGAACTAGCAAACAGATCTATATTTTACTTTGACAAGGACAATTCACACAAAGAGTTGAAAGAGCTTATCGAATATTTCGAAGAGAAGGGATATTCTGTATATATGAGAGAAGTGAAATATGGCCTGGACGATAATGAATATATCTATGAGGTACATATTATCGCCTAAAGAAGAGCGCGTAGTGTGTAGCTACGGTCGTCTCAAATCTCTACCCAAATCCGCTTCCTTCTACCCACTACAATAATATAATGAGCAGATAACATATGAGTAAAAAACTATTTATTGAAACGCTTGGATGTGCGATGAATGTACGTGATACTGAGCACATGATCGCAGAACT
Coding sequences within it:
- a CDS encoding HP0268 family nuclease, yielding MKLKLARTTLKAKPKTIELKKLEEELANRSIFYFDKDNSHKELKELIEYFEEKGYSVYMREVKYGLDDNEYIYEVHIIA